Proteins encoded together in one Helicobacter pylori window:
- the azlC gene encoding azaleucine resistance protein AzlC encodes MHEFLKAFKDAFPHTISILLGYLLMGMTFGMLLAQQGYDYRVALFMSLFIYAGAVQFVAITLLSAQASLMNVVIVSLLVNARQTCYAFSMLDRFKNTQWRLPYLAHALTDETFALLNLYAPKEGVSEKDFIFSISLLNHSYWIFGSLVGSLVGTHFSFDTQGMEFVMTAIFIVLFMEQYKRNTNHKNAWLGIFIAVVCLALFGTEYFLLIALVLMVLALILFKKQLEC; translated from the coding sequence ATGCATGAGTTTCTAAAAGCCTTTAAAGACGCTTTCCCTCATACCATTTCTATCTTGTTAGGGTATTTGCTTATGGGAATGACTTTTGGAATGCTTTTAGCCCAGCAAGGGTATGATTATAGAGTCGCCCTGTTCATGTCGTTATTCATCTACGCTGGGGCGGTGCAATTTGTAGCGATCACGCTTTTAAGCGCGCAAGCGAGCTTGATGAATGTCGTTATTGTGAGCTTGTTGGTGAATGCGAGACAGACTTGTTATGCGTTTTCTATGCTAGACAGATTTAAAAACACCCAATGGCGTTTGCCCTATTTAGCGCATGCGCTCACGGATGAAACCTTTGCTCTATTGAATTTATACGCTCCTAAAGAGGGGGTTAGTGAAAAAGACTTTATTTTTAGCATTTCCTTACTCAACCACTCTTATTGGATTTTTGGCTCGTTGGTGGGTTCGTTGGTGGGAACGCATTTTTCTTTTGACACTCAAGGCATGGAATTTGTGATGACAGCGATTTTTATCGTGCTGTTTATGGAGCAATACAAACGAAACACAAACCACAAAAACGCATGGCTTGGGATTTTTATTGCGGTTGTTTGTTTAGCGCTCTTTGGGACTGAATACTTTTTGCTCATCGCTTTAGTTTTAATGGTGCTTGCTCTTATTTTGTTTAAAAAGCAGTTAGAATGTTAA
- a CDS encoding ribonuclease HII produces MGCVKMILGIDETGRGCLAGSLFVAGVVCSEKTALEFLEMGLKDSKKLSPKKRFFLEDKIKTHGEVKFWVVKKSANEIDSLGLGACLRLAIEEILENGCSLANEIKIDGNTAFGLDKRYPNIQTIIKGDEKVAQIAMASVLAKAAKDKEMLGLHALFKEYGWDKNCGYGTKQHIEAIIKLGATPFHRHSFTLKNRLLIPKLLDVEQRLV; encoded by the coding sequence TTGGGTTGCGTAAAAATGATTTTAGGCATTGATGAGACGGGGAGGGGGTGTTTGGCCGGGTCGCTTTTTGTGGCTGGGGTGGTGTGTAGTGAAAAAACAGCCTTAGAGTTTTTAGAAATGGGTCTTAAGGATAGCAAGAAGCTCAGCCCAAAAAAACGCTTTTTCTTGGAAGATAAAATCAAAACGCATGGCGAGGTCAAGTTTTGGGTGGTCAAAAAAAGCGCGAATGAAATTGATAGCTTGGGCTTAGGGGCGTGTTTGAGGCTCGCTATTGAAGAAATTTTAGAAAATGGTTGCTCTTTAGCTAATGAAATAAAAATAGACGGCAACACGGCGTTTGGCTTGGATAAACGCTACCCTAATATACAAACCATCATCAAGGGCGATGAAAAAGTCGCTCAAATCGCTATGGCGTCTGTTTTAGCAAAAGCTGCTAAGGATAAAGAAATGCTAGGATTGCACGCTTTGTTTAAGGAATACGGCTGGGATAAGAATTGCGGGTATGGGACTAAACAGCATATAGAAGCGATTATTAAGCTAGGGGCTACGCCTTTTCATCGGCATAGCTTCACGCTTAAAAACCGCTTGTTAATTCCCAAACTCTTAGATGTGGAACAACGCCTTGTTTAA
- the exbB gene encoding TonB-system energizer ExbB yields the protein MSVSHVALILRELFYHRQGVFMGSFSVGMLKDYVDIFVFAVLGVASFLALWFVIERVIFYSKVNLKAYDDIDALNLDLTKNLTILYVIFSNAPYVGLLGTVLGIMVIFYDMGMSGGMDAKTIMVGLSLALKATALGLAVAIPTLIAYNSLLRKSDVLSEKFRIMKK from the coding sequence ATGTCTGTATCGCATGTTGCTTTAATCTTAAGGGAATTGTTTTATCATAGACAAGGAGTTTTTATGGGCAGTTTTTCAGTGGGAATGTTGAAAGATTATGTGGACATATTTGTTTTTGCGGTGCTTGGCGTGGCGAGTTTTTTAGCTTTGTGGTTTGTGATTGAAAGGGTTATTTTTTATTCCAAAGTCAATTTGAAGGCTTACGATGATATAGACGCCCTAAATTTGGATTTAACCAAGAATCTAACCATTCTCTATGTGATTTTTTCTAACGCGCCTTATGTGGGCTTATTAGGGACGGTTTTAGGGATCATGGTGATTTTCTATGACATGGGCATGAGTGGCGGGATGGACGCTAAAACGATCATGGTAGGTTTGTCTTTAGCTTTAAAAGCGACCGCTCTAGGGCTTGCTGTGGCGATTCCCACTTTGATCGCTTACAATAGCTTGTTGAGAAAATCCGATGTTTTGAGTGAAAAATTTAGGATCATGAAAAAATGA
- the nikR gene encoding nickel-responsive transcriptional regulator NikR, producing MDTPNKDDSIIRFSVSLQQNLLDELDNRIIKNGYSSRSELVRDMIREKLVEDNWAEDNPNDEGKIAVLVVIYDHHQRELNQRMIDIQHASGTHVLCTTHIHMDEHNCLETIILQGNSFEIQRLQLEIGGLRGVKFAKLTKASSFEYNE from the coding sequence ATGGATACACCCAATAAAGACGATTCAATCATCCGCTTTTCGGTTTCTTTACAACAAAATTTATTAGACGAATTAGACAACCGCATCATTAAAAACGGCTATTCTTCTCGCTCAGAATTGGTGCGCGACATGATCAGAGAAAAATTAGTAGAAGACAATTGGGCCGAAGATAATCCTAATGATGAGGGTAAAATCGCCGTGCTTGTGGTGATTTATGATCACCACCAAAGGGAATTAAACCAGCGCATGATAGACATTCAGCATGCCAGCGGGACGCATGTTTTATGCACCACGCACATTCATATGGATGAGCATAATTGTTTGGAGACGATTATTTTACAAGGCAATTCGTTTGAAATCCAACGCTTGCAATTAGAAATTGGGGGGCTTAGGGGGGTTAAATTCGCTAAATTGACTAAGGCGTCTAGCTTTGAATACAATGAATAG
- the fumC gene encoding class II fumarate hydratase: MQFRIEHDTMGEIKVDDSQYWGAQTQRSLENFKIGTEKMPKELIGAFAKLKRSLAVVNHKLGKLSLEKSQAIIKACDCILKGELCGEFPLAIWQTGSGTQTNMNLNEVIANKATEILGGNFREKKLIHPNDDVNMSQSSNDTFPTAMHIVSALEITHKLLPSLENLLKTFKDKSQQFKEIVKIGRTHLQDATPLTLGQEFSGYASMLEHSKQQILESLEHLRELAIGGTAVGTGLNAHKELSEKVAEELSEFSGVKFISAPNKFHALTSHDAIAYVHGAFKALAANLMKIANDIRWLASGPRCGLGELNIPENEPGSSIMPGKVNPTQCEAMTMVAVQVMGNDTAIGIAASQGNFELNVFKPVIIYNFLQSLRLLSDSMESFNTHCASGIEPNKEKIDYYLHHSLMLVTALNPHVGYENAAKIAKNAHKKGISLKESAVELKLLSAEDFDKFVVPEKMIGPKA; encoded by the coding sequence ATGCAATTTAGAATCGAACATGACACGATGGGCGAAATCAAAGTAGATGATAGCCAATACTGGGGGGCTCAAACGCAACGCAGTCTTGAAAACTTTAAGATCGGCACTGAAAAAATGCCTAAAGAACTCATTGGCGCGTTTGCCAAACTTAAAAGGAGTTTGGCGGTAGTCAACCACAAGTTAGGGAAATTAAGCCTAGAAAAATCGCAAGCCATTATCAAGGCGTGCGATTGCATTTTAAAAGGCGAGTTGTGCGGCGAATTCCCGTTGGCGATATGGCAAACAGGGAGCGGGACTCAAACGAACATGAACCTCAATGAAGTCATTGCCAATAAGGCTACCGAAATTTTAGGGGGTAATTTTAGAGAGAAAAAACTCATCCACCCTAACGATGATGTGAACATGTCTCAAAGCTCCAACGACACTTTCCCTACCGCAATGCATATTGTGAGTGCGCTAGAAATCACGCATAAACTGCTCCCTAGTTTGGAGAATCTGTTAAAGACCTTTAAAGACAAAAGCCAACAATTTAAAGAGATTGTCAAAATCGGGCGCACGCATTTACAAGACGCTACGCCTTTAACTTTGGGGCAAGAATTTAGCGGGTATGCGAGCATGTTAGAGCATTCTAAACAACAAATTTTAGAGAGTTTGGAGCATTTAAGGGAATTAGCCATAGGTGGGACGGCCGTAGGCACAGGGCTAAACGCTCATAAAGAATTGAGTGAAAAAGTGGCTGAAGAATTGAGCGAGTTTAGCGGCGTGAAATTCATCTCTGCGCCCAATAAATTCCACGCGCTCACTAGCCATGACGCTATCGCTTATGTGCATGGGGCTTTTAAGGCTTTAGCGGCGAATTTAATGAAAATCGCTAACGATATTAGATGGCTTGCGAGCGGGCCGCGCTGTGGTTTGGGCGAGCTTAATATCCCTGAAAACGAGCCGGGCAGCTCTATTATGCCCGGTAAAGTCAATCCCACGCAATGCGAAGCGATGACAATGGTAGCCGTGCAAGTGATGGGGAATGATACCGCTATTGGCATTGCGGCCAGTCAGGGTAATTTTGAATTGAATGTGTTCAAGCCGGTGATCATTTATAATTTCTTGCAAAGTTTAAGGCTATTGAGCGACAGCATGGAAAGTTTCAATACCCATTGCGCGAGCGGTATTGAGCCTAATAAAGAAAAAATTGATTATTACTTGCACCATTCTTTAATGCTAGTAACCGCCCTTAACCCGCATGTGGGCTATGAAAACGCCGCTAAAATCGCTAAAAACGCCCACAAAAAAGGCATTTCTTTAAAAGAAAGCGCGGTGGAACTGAAACTCTTGAGCGCTGAAGATTTTGACAAATTCGTGGTGCCTGAAAAGATGATCGGGCCTAAGGCTTGA
- a CDS encoding energy transducer TonB — MKISPSPRKLSKVSTSVSFLISFALYAIGFGYFLLREDAPEPLAQAGTTKVTMSLASINTNSNTKTNAESAKPKEEPKEKPKKEEPKKEEPKKEVTKPKPKPKPKPKPKPKPKPKPKPEPKPKPEPKPEPKVEEPKKEEPKEEPKKEEAKEEAKEKSAPKQVTTKDVVKEKDKQEESNKTSEGATSEAQAYNPGVSNEFLMKIQTAISSKNRYPKMAQIRSIEGEVLVSFTINADGSVTDIKVVESNTTDILNHAALEAIKSAAHLFPKPEETVHLKIPIAYSLKED; from the coding sequence ATGAAAATTTCTCCATCTCCACGCAAGCTCAGTAAAGTTTCAACGAGTGTTAGCTTTTTAATCTCTTTTGCCCTATACGCTATAGGGTTTGGCTATTTTTTACTGCGCGAAGACGCCCCAGAGCCTTTAGCGCAAGCGGGGACCACTAAGGTTACCATGAGTTTAGCCAGCATTAACACTAATTCCAATACAAAGACTAATGCTGAGTCGGCTAAACCCAAAGAAGAGCCTAAAGAAAAACCCAAGAAAGAAGAGCCAAAAAAAGAAGAGCCCAAAAAAGAGGTTACAAAGCCTAAACCCAAACCCAAGCCTAAGCCTAAACCCAAACCTAAACCCAAACCTAAACCCAAACCTGAGCCCAAGCCAAAACCCGAGCCTAAGCCTGAACCTAAAGTTGAAGAACCTAAGAAAGAAGAGCCTAAAGAAGAACCCAAAAAAGAAGAAGCTAAAGAGGAAGCTAAAGAAAAAAGCGCTCCTAAACAAGTAACGACTAAAGATGTAGTCAAAGAAAAAGACAAGCAAGAAGAGTCTAACAAAACCTCTGAGGGTGCAACTTCTGAAGCTCAAGCTTATAACCCAGGGGTGAGCAACGAGTTCTTAATGAAGATCCAAACCGCTATTTCTTCTAAGAACCGCTACCCTAAAATGGCGCAGATTAGGAGCATTGAGGGCGAAGTGTTAGTGAGCTTTACAATCAATGCTGATGGGAGCGTTACGGACATTAAAGTCGTCGAAAGCAACACGACAGATATTTTAAACCATGCGGCTTTAGAGGCCATTAAAAGCGCGGCGCATCTGTTCCCTAAACCAGAAGAAACCGTGCATCTAAAAATCCCTATCGCTTATAGCTTGAAAGAAGACTAG
- the nadD gene encoding nicotinate (nicotinamide) nucleotide adenylyltransferase, whose protein sequence is MNTMNSVLKYKELALYGGSFDPLHKAHLAIIEQTLELLPFAQLIVLPAYQNPFKKPCFLDAKTRFKELELALKGMPRVLLSDFEIKQERAVPTIESVLHFQKLYRPKTLYLVIGADCLRHLSSWTNAKELLKRVELVVFERIGYEEIQFKGRYFPLKGIDAPISSSAIRASLGV, encoded by the coding sequence TTGAATACAATGAATAGCGTCTTAAAATACAAAGAATTAGCGCTCTATGGAGGGAGTTTTGATCCCTTGCACAAGGCTCATTTAGCCATTATTGAGCAAACTTTAGAATTACTGCCATTCGCTCAGCTGATTGTCTTGCCCGCTTATCAAAACCCTTTCAAAAAGCCATGTTTTTTGGACGCAAAAACCCGTTTTAAGGAATTAGAATTAGCTTTAAAGGGAATGCCTAGGGTACTGTTGAGCGATTTTGAAATCAAGCAAGAAAGGGCCGTGCCTACGATAGAAAGCGTTCTTCATTTCCAAAAACTCTATCGCCCTAAAACGCTTTATTTAGTCATAGGAGCGGATTGCTTGAGGCATCTTTCTTCTTGGACTAACGCTAAAGAGCTTTTAAAAAGGGTGGAATTAGTGGTTTTTGAAAGGATTGGCTATGAAGAAATCCAATTTAAGGGGCGTTATTTCCCTTTAAAAGGCATTGACGCGCCGATTTCTTCTAGCGCGATTAGGGCTAGTTTGGGGGTTTAG
- the exbD gene encoding TonB system transport protein ExbD has product MKSIRRGDGLNVVPFIDIMLVLLAIVLSISTFIAQGKIKVNLPNAKNAEKTQSNDQKVVVISVDEHDNIFVDDKPTNLEALSAVVKQTDPKTLIDLKSDKSSRFETFISIMDILKEHNHENFSISTQAQ; this is encoded by the coding sequence ATGAAAAGCATCAGAAGAGGCGATGGGCTGAATGTTGTCCCTTTTATTGATATTATGCTCGTTTTGCTAGCGATTGTGCTAAGCATTTCTACTTTTATCGCGCAAGGTAAGATTAAAGTCAATCTCCCTAACGCTAAAAATGCGGAAAAAACGCAGTCAAACGATCAAAAAGTGGTGGTCATCTCTGTAGATGAGCATGACAATATTTTTGTAGATGACAAACCGACGAATTTAGAAGCTTTGAGCGCTGTAGTCAAACAAACAGACCCTAAAACCCTTATAGACTTAAAAAGCGACAAAAGCTCTCGTTTTGAAACTTTTATCAGCATTATGGATATTTTAAAAGAGCATAATCATGAAAATTTCTCCATCTCCACGCAAGCTCAGTAA
- the mnmA gene encoding tRNA 2-thiouridine(34) synthase MnmA yields MKIAVLLSGGVDSSYSAYSLKEQGHELVGIYLKLHASEKKHDLYIKNAQKACEFLGIPLEVLDFQKDFKSAVYDEFISAYEEGQTPNPCALCNPLMKFGLALDHALKLGCEKIATGHYARVKEIDKVSYIQEALDKTKDQSYFLYALEHEVIAKLVFPLGDLLKKDIKPLALNAMPFLGTLETYKESQEICFVEKSYIDTLKKHVEVEKEGVVKNLQGEIIGTHKGYMQYTIGKRKGFSIKGALEPHFVVGIDAKKNELIVGKKEDLATHSLKAKNKSLMKDFKDGKYFIKARYRSVPAKAFVSLKDEVIEVEFKEPFYGVAKGQALVVYQDDILLGGGVIV; encoded by the coding sequence ATGAAAATAGCGGTATTACTCAGTGGGGGGGTGGATAGTTCTTATAGCGCTTATAGCTTAAAAGAGCAAGGGCATGAATTAGTGGGGATTTATTTAAAACTCCATGCGAGTGAAAAAAAGCATGATTTATACATTAAAAACGCTCAAAAAGCGTGCGAGTTTTTAGGCATTCCTTTAGAGGTGTTGGATTTTCAAAAGGATTTTAAAAGCGCGGTTTATGATGAATTTATCAGCGCGTATGAAGAAGGGCAAACCCCTAACCCATGCGCGTTGTGCAACCCTTTAATGAAGTTTGGGCTAGCTTTAGATCACGCTTTAAAATTAGGGTGTGAAAAGATCGCTACCGGGCATTATGCGAGGGTCAAAGAAATTGACAAGGTGAGTTATATCCAAGAGGCTTTGGATAAAACGAAAGATCAGAGCTATTTTTTATACGCTTTAGAGCATGAAGTTATCGCTAAATTGGTGTTCCCTTTAGGGGATTTGTTAAAAAAAGACATTAAGCCTTTAGCCTTGAACGCGATGCCTTTTTTAGGCACTCTAGAGACTTATAAGGAATCTCAAGAAATTTGCTTTGTGGAAAAAAGCTACATTGACACTTTAAAAAAACATGTTGAAGTGGAAAAAGAGGGCGTGGTGAAAAACTTACAAGGCGAAATCATTGGCACGCATAAGGGCTATATGCAATACACGATTGGCAAACGCAAAGGCTTTAGTATTAAAGGCGCGTTAGAGCCGCATTTTGTGGTGGGGATTGACGCTAAAAAGAACGAGCTAATTGTAGGCAAAAAAGAAGATCTCGCCACGCATTCGCTTAAGGCTAAAAACAAATCTTTAATGAAAGATTTTAAAGATGGCAAATATTTTATCAAGGCTCGTTACAGGAGCGTGCCTGCTAAAGCGTTTGTCAGCTTGAAAGATGAGGTGATTGAAGTGGAGTTTAAAGAGCCTTTTTATGGCGTGGCTAAAGGGCAAGCCTTAGTGGTTTATCAAGATGACATCTTGCTTGGCGGTGGCGTGATCGTTTAA
- the dnaJ gene encoding molecular chaperone DnaJ, with amino-acid sequence MELSYYEILEVEKHSNQETIKKSYRKLALKYHPDRNAGDKEAEEKFKLINEAYGVLSDEKKRALYDRYGKKGLNQAGASQSDFSDFFEDLGSFFEDAFGFGARGGKRQKSSIAPDYLQTLELSFKEAVFGCKKTIKVQYQSVCESCDGTGAKDKALETCKQCNGQGQVFMRQGFMSFAQTCGACKGKGKTIKTPCQACKGKTYILKDEEIDAIIPEGIDDQNRMVLKNKGNEYEKGKRGDLYLEARVKEDEHFKREGCDLFIEAPVFFTTIALGHTIKVPSLKGDELELKIPRNAKDRQTFAFRNEGVKHPESSYRGSLIVELQVIYPKSLNKEQQGLLEKLHASFGYEGEPHKSVLETCISKIKDWFK; translated from the coding sequence GTGGAATTGAGTTATTATGAAATTTTAGAAGTGGAAAAACACAGCAACCAAGAGACCATTAAAAAGTCTTACAGAAAGCTAGCTTTAAAATACCACCCAGACCGAAACGCCGGCGATAAAGAAGCCGAAGAAAAGTTCAAGCTCATCAATGAAGCTTATGGGGTGCTAAGCGATGAAAAGAAACGGGCCTTATACGATAGGTATGGTAAAAAAGGCTTAAACCAAGCCGGCGCGAGCCAGAGCGATTTTTCTGATTTTTTTGAAGATTTAGGCTCGTTTTTTGAAGACGCTTTTGGGTTTGGCGCTAGGGGAGGTAAAAGGCAAAAAAGCTCTATCGCGCCGGATTATTTGCAAACCCTTGAATTGAGTTTTAAAGAAGCGGTTTTTGGCTGTAAAAAAACCATTAAGGTCCAATACCAGAGTGTCTGTGAAAGTTGCGATGGCACGGGCGCTAAAGACAAAGCCCTAGAGACTTGCAAGCAATGCAACGGGCAGGGGCAGGTGTTTATGCGCCAAGGTTTTATGAGTTTTGCGCAAACTTGTGGGGCGTGTAAAGGCAAGGGTAAAACCATTAAAACCCCATGCCAAGCGTGTAAGGGTAAAACCTACATCCTTAAAGATGAAGAAATTGATGCGATAATCCCTGAGGGCATTGATGATCAAAACCGCATGGTGCTTAAAAATAAAGGCAATGAATACGAGAAGGGAAAAAGAGGGGATTTGTATTTAGAAGCGCGAGTCAAAGAAGATGAGCATTTCAAGCGCGAAGGCTGTGATTTGTTTATTGAAGCGCCGGTATTTTTCACCACTATCGCTTTAGGGCATACGATTAAAGTGCCGTCTTTAAAAGGGGACGAATTGGAATTAAAAATCCCTAGAAACGCCAAAGACAGGCAGACTTTTGCGTTTAGAAACGAGGGCGTGAAACACCCGGAAAGCTCTTATAGAGGGAGTTTGATCGTGGAATTGCAAGTGATTTACCCTAAAAGTTTGAACAAAGAGCAGCAAGGGTTACTAGAAAAGTTGCATGCGAGTTTTGGCTATGAGGGCGAGCCGCATAAAAGCGTTTTAGAAACTTGTATTTCTAAAATTAAAGACTGGTTCAAATGA
- a CDS encoding J domain-containing protein translates to MAKIELLAKFTQIALPNSHPLLKKVLHYAKKHFSQCHMLSSSLLILNDTECFKKNYLLNWVYHALECTHEKDISMHSLEEVLQKSHLPIRIKIIAQNTLLEKIEVKVLTFGAEYALFITKHPIAKRFLRQKFSGYVFLETQDELHIRGDSERFWELIVTLNENRIVHNACLDFIYPNGFGKDSYTTLAERKLKECYKTLGFIKHENFSEVKKRYLELAKTYHPDLCDLKEKKALYAKRFAIIQEAYSHIKKHA, encoded by the coding sequence ATGGCCAAAATTGAATTGTTAGCCAAATTCACGCAAATCGCGCTCCCTAACAGCCACCCTTTATTGAAAAAAGTTTTACACTACGCCAAAAAGCATTTCAGCCAATGCCACATGCTCTCTTCATCGCTACTCATCTTAAACGACACGGAATGCTTTAAAAAAAACTACTTGCTTAATTGGGTCTATCATGCCCTTGAATGCACGCATGAGAAAGATATTAGCATGCATTCTTTAGAAGAGGTTTTACAAAAAAGCCACCTGCCCATACGCATCAAAATCATAGCTCAAAACACGCTTTTAGAAAAGATAGAGGTGAAAGTTTTAACCTTTGGGGCAGAATACGCGCTTTTTATCACCAAGCACCCTATCGCTAAGCGCTTTTTACGCCAGAAATTTAGCGGCTATGTGTTTTTAGAAACCCAAGATGAATTGCATATAAGGGGCGATTCAGAGCGTTTTTGGGAACTCATTGTAACGCTCAATGAAAATAGAATCGTCCATAACGCATGCTTAGATTTCATCTACCCTAATGGCTTTGGCAAGGACAGCTACACCACCTTGGCTGAACGCAAATTAAAAGAATGCTATAAAACGCTAGGGTTTATCAAACATGAAAATTTCAGCGAAGTCAAAAAGCGCTATTTGGAGTTGGCTAAAACCTACCACCCTGATTTATGCGATCTGAAAGAAAAAAAGGCTCTTTATGCCAAACGTTTTGCTATCATTCAAGAAGCCTATAGCCACATTAAAAAACACGCCTAA
- a CDS encoding efflux RND transporter periplasmic adaptor subunit codes for MKRLLLLAMTLFFSLLLANAQEIKETQETKKTKEIKSQTRFNISTTKVIEKEFAQSRRYYAILEPNEALIFSQTLRFDGYVEKLYANKTYTPIKKGDRLLSVYSPELVSVQSELLSSLKFNQQVGAIKEKLKLLGLENFSIEKIISSHKVQNAITIYSRFNGVIFKKSPDLNEGSFFKKGQELFQIIDLSQLWALVKVNQEDLEFLKNTHQAILFVEGVKGKQEITLENINPIINPQDKMLEARFNVPNAKQLYYPNMFAQVEIFQKPQKMKILPKEAVLIKGGKAIVFKKDDFGLSPLEIKAVRLSDGSYEILEGLEAGEEVANNALFVLDADAQNNGDY; via the coding sequence ATGAAACGGCTTTTATTGTTAGCCATGACCCTATTTTTTAGCCTCTTATTGGCTAACGCTCAAGAAATTAAAGAAACTCAAGAGACTAAAAAAACTAAAGAAATTAAAAGCCAAACCCGTTTTAACATTTCCACCACTAAGGTCATAGAAAAAGAATTCGCCCAAAGCCGGCGCTATTATGCGATTTTAGAGCCTAATGAAGCGCTGATTTTTTCTCAAACCCTGCGTTTTGATGGCTATGTGGAAAAGCTTTATGCGAATAAAACCTATACCCCCATTAAAAAGGGCGATAGGTTATTGAGCGTGTATTCCCCTGAATTAGTGAGCGTTCAAAGCGAATTGCTATCGTCATTGAAATTCAACCAGCAAGTGGGAGCGATTAAAGAAAAATTAAAACTACTAGGGCTAGAAAACTTTAGCATTGAAAAAATCATTAGCAGCCATAAAGTCCAAAATGCAATCACTATTTACTCTCGCTTCAACGGCGTTATTTTTAAAAAAAGCCCGGATCTCAATGAGGGGAGCTTTTTTAAAAAAGGGCAAGAGCTGTTTCAAATCATAGATTTAAGCCAATTGTGGGCGCTTGTTAAAGTCAATCAAGAGGATTTAGAGTTTTTAAAAAACACGCATCAAGCGATCTTGTTTGTAGAAGGGGTTAAAGGCAAGCAAGAAATCACGCTTGAAAACATCAACCCCATCATAAACCCGCAAGATAAAATGCTAGAAGCGCGCTTCAATGTGCCTAATGCTAAACAGCTTTATTACCCTAACATGTTCGCTCAAGTAGAAATCTTTCAAAAACCCCAAAAAATGAAGATTTTGCCTAAAGAAGCGGTTTTGATTAAAGGGGGAAAAGCTATCGTGTTTAAAAAAGACGATTTTGGCTTAAGCCCATTAGAAATTAAAGCCGTCCGCTTGAGCGATGGGAGTTATGAAATTTTAGAGGGTTTAGAAGCGGGCGAAGAAGTCGCTAATAACGCTTTATTCGTGCTAGACGCTGACGCTCAAAACAATGGGGATTATTGA
- a CDS encoding copper resistance protein: MKKLAALFLVSVLGVMSLNAWEQTLKANDLEVKIKSVGNPIKGDNTFVLSPTLKGKALEKAIVRVQFMMPEMPGMPAMKEMAQVSEKNGLYEAKTNLSMNGTWQVRVDIKSKEGQVYRAKTSLDL; encoded by the coding sequence ATGAAAAAGTTAGCCGCTTTATTTTTAGTAAGCGTGTTGGGAGTTATGAGTTTGAACGCATGGGAGCAAACCCTAAAAGCCAATGACTTGGAAGTGAAAATCAAATCCGTGGGTAACCCCATTAAAGGCGATAACACTTTTGTGCTTAGCCCCACCTTAAAAGGTAAGGCTTTAGAAAAAGCTATCGTTAGGGTGCAGTTTATGATGCCTGAAATGCCCGGCATGCCAGCGATGAAAGAAATGGCGCAAGTGAGTGAAAAAAACGGCCTTTATGAAGCAAAAACCAATCTTTCCATGAACGGGACATGGCAGGTTAGGGTGGATATTAAATCTAAAGAGGGTCAGGTTTATCGCGCTAAAACAAGCCTGGATTTATAA